The Etheostoma cragini isolate CJK2018 chromosome 10, CSU_Ecrag_1.0, whole genome shotgun sequence nucleotide sequence CAACGACGTGTTTCGTTACCAAGACGAGGTGTTTGGCGACTCTGATTCTGAGCCCCCAGAAGGTGAGATAACATCCAACCtttccttttccatttttcttgcCTTCTCATCTCCTCTATAGATATGATCCTTCTGGTCCTGCTTTTATTTGGCTAAAGATAAATTAAGTGGACGAGTTTCTCATTCATTCTtaagattcaattcaattcaattcaattttatttatagtatcaattcataacaagagttatctcaagacactatacagatagaccacactccagaatttacaaggacccaacagttctagcagtctcctccagagcaagcaacagtgcgacagtgttgaggaaaaacttccttttaggcagaaacctcggacagacccaggctcttggtaggcggtgtctgacgaccggttggggtcgTTTTGCACATGTATCCGCGCTGTAGCGTCATCGTTTAGGTACTTTGAACTGCCGTGTCTTTATGACGGTTAAAGCTGCTGAAGAGTTGAAGAACCTCAATGTGTGATGTCTGAGAATATTAGGTAAACCGTTTGGTGGCTGGGATGTGATGATGGCTAATGGAAAGCCACTCTCCCGATGTATAAAAGGACAGGGAATATTATTCCATTAAGAACAGCAGGATGCGGACGTGACATTTCTTGTCCTGAACAcgtattttgtttgtgttttcagagtCTGAGGATGAGGTGGAGGAGATCGAGGAGAGGGTTCCCTCCCCTGACATTGCCCAGGAGGAGTCTGCTCCCTTCTACGACCCGACACCCTGGTATGACTCATGGGCTTACAGTCCTGATGCTTTAACTGGCAAAACAAATGCACTCTGATATTCTGTGTGTACACTAccggggtcacttacaaatttcccttccactccattatagacagaataccagctgatctgagtgggggggctggtctttaatgcaatatctacatttcccattatcagcaaccattcatccaacgTTCCAAAGGcccattctgttcactaatctgatatcattttaaactaactgagaaaacattaaagaaccctttttgcaattatgtaagcgcATAAAGTAATCTAGAAAccgctgccctggttaaaaaaagacatgctactgatctcagctggttttctgtctataatggagtggaacgGGAATTTCTAAATgactccaaacttttgaccggctGTGTAAGTCCTTCAAGctctttaaaatgttgactGTTTGCAAAGTTTAAAGCACACTCCAAACACGTGTCCATTTTTCAAAAGCACAAGCAGCAATTATTTGTGTGTAACCGTCCCGtactctcccccccccccccccccccccccccccccccccctttagtTCAGAGCCGACGGTTCCTGGCGACGAGGAGGAAGCGGCGGCCGAGAGCCCGGAGCCAGAGCCGGAGGTGGAGAAGGAGGCCGAGCCCACCTGTGTTGAGCTGAAGCAGGAGACGATGCtggagacacaaacagacacacacacatccaacgACCAGGCGGAGAAAGGTCCCGCCGCCGCCCCGCCAACCGCAGAACCCGCCGCCGTGCCCGCTGAACCCACCCCCGCCGCTCCAGAAGAAAACAGGGTAGGCCTGAACCTGAAGCCTTTTAGTGAGAAATGTAGCAAAGATAGAAGGTGGCAAGAATTAGGACGCCACAATATATCAGCTGGCGTTCTAAACCCATTGCAGAATGCTGGGACATATCGAGAAAGACTCAGTTTGGGAGTCGGTTGAAAGGGAATACAGAAagttgcactttaaaatgtaactcacttttgtttttagGCTGCCTTTTTGTAATCAACACAaaattcaatttgttcaatacgcagaactgagtacactatTTACTGCAAGTAATATCGTTATATCGCGATATTCAACACAGTATCGCACAACGCATACTTTCCttatatcgtgcagccctagcaaGATGGGAGAtggaatatataaatattatctTTTATAGTCCATCAGGCCCtcattgttttactgttttatgtCTTCCACAGCCGTTCTCCTGGGCATCCGTCACCAGTAAGAACCTCCCCCCCAGCGGAGCTGTCCCAGTCTCAGGAATCCCCCCACACGTCGTCAAACTTCCTGCCACAGCACCGGTAGGTTTGCTCACACCCGGTCGCTGTCCAAAATAAAATGGTTCATCATCAgccatgtaaataaaaagggTAAGGGGCTGTTACGTGGTTAGTTAGAAAAACTGGCATTTCCCTTTTGATTGGGCCCTTCGTTTACTCGCAAACGGAGAAGTTTCCTCTGAAAACGACTCTTTCTGAAAACTCTGAACAACTCCGGgtggagattttggaaatcgAGACAAACTGAGGTTTAAGCAATCATTCCTTTGAAGAAATgatttgttgttgctattttggggattctgattggctaacgtgggcttgagTTCCTCGTTACACTGCCGCCTACAGGTTTGGCGTGCTCTTATATACACACAGGGACGTGTAACGAATACTTTCTGAAAACGGAGAGATTGAAATGTCCGGTTATGAAAATAGCCGCCCACGTGTGAGTCTAAGTCCAGTGATTAACTAAACCCTCATTTAAAACTCGTAAGAACAAGTTGGGATTTATATTACGTTTTTAAGAACTTTTAGAGAGCAACCGTGGCTTTTATCTTTGTCCTGTGATTTTGTGGCGAGTGTCTCATTTTGGACCATGAATCTCTCTCTGGTATCCTGTGAAAAGATGAAAGCAGACGGATGTACTGAGGGTGAACCGAGGCTACAAGCTCTACACACTTGTGTTGAATTTCCAAAAAAGTACACTCTCCCTGAGTAGAAAGGAAGGCAGCAGGACAGGGCCCAGACCTCCCCTGCTGGCTCGTACTTTTCATGATGGtcaaaagttgtttattttCCTGAAGTTAAGTCCTAAACCCCAACAGCAGAAAACCTGctccctttctttttccactTCTGACGAAAGTGTGTTGTTGACTCTTTCAGCCCAGAGCCGAGGTGAAGTCAGAGTCCCagacaccaacacagagacCACAGAGAGACCAGAGACCGAGGGAACAGAGGCCTGGAGGTCCTCCACCAGTACACAGAGGGCCCAgaccaggtacacacacacacacacacacacacacacacacacacacacacacacacacacggtacaTCCAGTGGTTAAATTACACGCGTTCATGAAGCAGTAGGCGGCCAGTGTAAATCAAATGGGACGTGTTCTGCAGAATGTGGCACTGGGAGGAAACGGGACTGCAGGTCCACAAAGTAAAGTGCCGGTGCAGTATGTGTGGCCTGGAGTCAATTCTAACGCTGTTGACCAGGAGCAGGCAACACACTGCCGGCCCAGAGCACACTGGAGCCAGTCCAAGGCCAAATGCTGCACTGCTACCAGCTTTACTCTGAAGGGTTGGGAAAATAAACTTAAACACCTggatttaaatttgttttcaattgactgaaaacgttttttaacatgaaatctCTTGTTGCTGTTTCTAATTGTTACGTGAAGAGTGAATACACTCATTAGTAGATGATGTTCTCACAGAATATGTCCCTCTGTTGAATTGTTTCAGTTCGGGAGGGGGAGCAGGGCGAGGCCGAGGGCCGCAGGGTGGTCAGGTACCCCGACGCCCAGCAGCTCTTTGTAGGAAACGTCCCTCACGACGTGGACAAGACGGAACTCAAGGAGTTCTTTGAACGTAAGTCAGTTTTGATAATGCTGTTAAGAAGCAAGAGCTTctagatttttttattctgtgtatAAAAGTAttctgaattttaaaaaaacaacaaaaaaaacggaCAATTATTCAAAAACTGGATTtatcagattttaaaaagtaactctAGGTGTATTGCGCAGTGAATGGTACAATGCTGGCTACACGTGTAGTAAAtgtttcttccccccccccccgtccagAGTATGGTACAGTCCTGGAGCTGAGGATCAACAGTGGAGGGAAGCTACCAAACTTTGGTTTTGTGGTGTTTGACGACTCTGAACCTGTGCAGAAGATTCTCAACAACAGGGTGAGACAACTCTTCAGGCTAATTACgtggtttttaatgtttattgttCTGTTGCTCCCCCAGTTTGCTTTTTTGCTTAGAAACCAGTTCACGTACTTGAAATACTGTGAGGTACTTGTTGTAATAGGTGTTCCTCTGTTAGTATGTCATGGGATTTACATGTGCAGTTAAAACCTGAAACTGAAggctttgactttttaatttgagCCTGGGGCTGTTTGAGGTTTAATTGGAAAAAGGTCAACTTTGTTACATCGATTTGTAACGCCCGTTTTGTTTCCCCGTCTCCCCAGCCCATCAAGTTCCGTGGCGACGTCCGCCTGAatgtggaggagaagaagaccCGGTCAGCCCGAGAGGGCGACAGGCGGGACGTGAGGCTCCGTGGGCCAGGCGGTCCCGGCGGTCCCAGAGAGCGAATAGGAGGAGGCGGCGGAGGACCCCGAGGCCCCCCCACCCGTGGAGGCATGGCACAGAAACCCAGCTTCGGCTCCGGGCGGGGCGCAGGCCCCAGCGAGGGGCGCTACCCTGCCCAGCGCCAGTGAGGGCCCCCCCGGGGTCCAACTGAGTGGTTATTGATCTACTACTGCAGCAGGAACCAATTGGACAAACCTTTcaaatagaaacacaaaactCCCTTTACATTGCAACTAGGAGCAAAAATTAGTAGGAAGTAGTCAAATAACTCAGTATGGGttgcgacacacacacacacacacacacacacacacacacacacacacacacacacacaccccctgATTTCTGACTCGTTTCCTCCTCGTTCTTTCTCCTAAATGTGAGCCAGTAAGTATTTAGATTGGATTGCTGTTGGTTTGGTCGCGAGCTTTCACCGTCAAATCACGCCAGCTCCTGCTGAATTCAGCAGTCTCGACATCTGTCTCTCATAAAGATGGCtgcctcctccttcctccctaacctggttcttcttcttcttcctcctcctcacctgTTGCTTTCGTGTTCCTCTGAGGAATCCAGAatgtctctcttcctcctcctttgtcTTCTCCTCCACAGACACATGTATTATCTGgacttttgtcaatttttttttgtttttcatgctgAACTTGAATTTATTTAGAAACAAATCGAAACACgcaaacacatgaaaaaaggGTAAATACTACTTGAAATGGGTATTAAAAAACCCAGAGGTTAGGTTTTTTTTTCGCGttctctctccctgtttcttAAAGGAACGTGTACTTTACTGCTTGGGCAATCCTGTGTATTGCTGCCACCGTTGTACCTAGCGATGGATCTGTCTTATCTTTTTATTCTATCAGGTCAAGAGCTGAACTGTAGTGGTTTTATTTGAGAAATGTTGGCTTGTAAAATGTGGATTCACAGACGCATCTGAATGGAGCATGTATCAAATCATGTATCAAATCCTGTTAGGCTTCTACTACCGATGCACTTCATTGTCATGTTTAAAATGAGCTCACCTGCCGATGAGAGAACTAAATTAAAAGTGATTTACTGTTTTAAACCGTTGTTCTGTTCTTGTTTAATCTCTGGAGACTTTAACAAATGTAATGGACACCGCTTTAGATCAGATATTGTGTTGTAGTTTAGTTTTACTTTGTCATGTCAAACATTTGGCCCGTCCCACACGGGATTACAAGACACCGAACGTCTTCCAGagaaatatatttatgtatataccTGAAGATGAGGTGGAAGAATAAGACTTAGTACAGTACAAGACAACCTTGTGGCAATGAAGTTCTTATAAATGATGAATAACTgagtcaacacaaacaaaaatggcaCATCAGTAGAGCAACTGGTATTTGTTGCAGTTCATCGGACATGTATCTATTTTTCATATTACTAACTCTTAATTCCGTCCTGTAAGTTTATCACACCGCTTTAATTTTCATTTCTACGGAGGACTGAAGCTACCACAATAAAATGCATGaattaaatgcataaaaaaatagGAAAGTCAATTTAATAggtgaataaatacaaaaggtaaaataattcaaactcagtttgttaacatttattttgataatctgCAGAGGAACTGAAGTTATAAATGTAGTggtttaaaatatacaatatgcAAAGAGTGAATGCATCAAAGGTGCCGAAAATGGAGCTCGTTAAGTACGGTACCCCCCCGCCACACACACGTGCACGAGTACCGCTGCTCTGCCGCCTCGGCCTTTTTATTTTGGCCTTTTCACAGAGCAGGCGAGTGGTTGAAAGTAACTGCGACTACTTTTGCGTCTGAGTTTTCTGATCTCCAGTTCACATGCAGTAACTCCAGCGACAAAACGCAGTGAGCTCGTGCTCGTGCTCGGGAGGGGAAGAGTTTCCtaccttcagtctctgggtgagctggtCAAAATCAGCAGGGCCGTCTACGTCGTTGGCCGAAACATTGGAATATTCCCCCCCCATCAGAACATATGTACAGTGTCTATAGTTTTCACCGACGTGCCGTTCTGAGCAGTAACCCTGATGCACACTCGGTGTAAATATCTGAACAGAGTACAATGGAGTATTGTGCACTTTGAAAACTTTAAGTGAATGTAGCCATGTCTAAACAGCAGAAAAGCATCTAAGATACAAAGGCATATAGGGAAGGACTTGGACCACAATGAAGGAGATCTTTTAAGAAGTTAGGGTTTATTGGCGGTGCAGGTCCCTACGAGTTGCCTCCCTCTTCTTGGATCCATGACAACCAGGTGATTCTTCCTTCAGTTACACATCCTAATATAGTCAGCTACCCGTTTTCCTCACCGAGCCCATACACAGCTGCAGGCCTTAAATCCTACGGAGGTTTGGAGGCCTCTAACCAGCCGGTGTGAGGGAGAGTGAGGGAGACGCAGTACCCAGTCATCCACGAGCGTTGGGTTATGAAGGCCAAAGTAAAGCAACCACGTCTTTAATCAACCTAACCTCAACTGTACGACATCATTGAGACACTCAAGGTGTTGCCAAGTGACTCAATCGGGTTTTGTTCATTTCAAAGAGCCCCCGTTTTTTATCTACACCTCCTGAGTGAGTTTGAGCTTTGCCAACATCAAGCGCCTCCTTCCCTCTGATAGCTTCTGGTGTTCCTCTCCCTGGTTTTTAAATCTTTGGGAAGTGGACCATCACTAACGATCTGTGTTTNNNNNNNNNNNNNNNNNNNNNNNNNNNNNNNNNNNNNNNNNNNNNNNNNNNNNNNNNNNNNNNNNNNNNNNNNNNNNNNNNNNNNNNNNNNNNNNNNNNNTATATTACCGAATAAATAAGTGAAATACAATTTGAAGAATTGGGGGTGGAGCGTGATCACAgaagacttgtatcatgtggatgcgccacCAGTGTTGTCATAACTTAGatttcctcatgggggcgacagaaactagacacactacagctttaaaaaactaatagtGCCAAGTATGGACTGATTGTTGGAGCTGAGACAAGTCTTCCCTGAAGTAGGAAGGAGTCCTCTTTCAGTTACATTTGGACACAGAACTGCTGATTACTTCCTCTTGTTCCCTACTTCTGTGGCTACGATATTTCTATTTCAAATCAAGTAGGCAAGTGTAACATTTATCGtagtttctgctttttattttgggcTTAAGCCTCGCTGAAGGTCCCAGAgcaacagaagaaagaaaggaacacAGATTTTATCAAAGGTTCTcaaagcgatgttgggtgatgtcgcttcttgttgacattcaaagtattgtcaaacaaaatggaggctagctcgcccctccatcctcctcccGTCCCCGTCACAAATAATCCTGGACACAGAAAATTACACcaaatgaaagtgtttttgaaatagtattgagtaaaagttgacatattccagtctgtgattatcatcaacatcattcctttaattttagtctcaataattcctaatttctgcttttctaactcaaacattaggtattatttccaataaatgaggtttattgaccataaaatcctaaaaataactgtaaaactgaagtaagtgtcacgtagtgttgaaaacgtccaaaaaagtgttgaaaaatgggacaaaaaagtttttggtttttttaaactgataaaaaagcctcaacaatggtgttaattttcaatgttgacaggaagacaacacaaaggtttttTCATTCCGCTATAATTTTCTAATTAATCCGGTTCGTTTCGTCCCATTAACGGGGACCCCACCTTCAAGGAGATCCTTGATCCTGATTCCCACCGGTCCTGAACTATGTAGTCCTGCACACATGTCCCTTCATTCAAAGACACAGACCGATTTCTCTCAGGGTGGTCCCGCCCCGGGACATATGGACAGCTAACAACCAGGACCTGAGGGAGTGAAGGGAGAGCAAGGTGGAGAGCGCGTACCAGTAGTGATGGAAACGGCCCCCAGCAGGTGGATCACACACAGGGTGAGTTGAATAATTTGGTACTGTGAGCTGAATGAATGATTTAAGCTCAGCCCTGTTAGTAAAACAGCCGCGTCCCGGCTCACGTAGTACCCGCTGAATCCGGATCACTTATAGTTACAGGTTTTAAGCTGTTCGTCTTCATGGGGAGGCAGCATGGATACACAATGAAGCCAGCCCAAAGGCTCTGTGGAGGTTTTCATTGATAAGAGATGACCATTTCTGCAGAGAGTTTCACCCCCCCCCAGAGGTTAGACGTGTACGAGCATTCTTACAGTTTCAGCTGCTCGTCTGGCCTTCAGCTGAACACATGCACGCGCAGACGAGCTGTTCTGGATGAGAGCAGCAGTGTGATGCAAGCAATGGAAGATTTCTCTGATTATGTTGTGATGATGAGCTAGTGAAATATCATATGTGAAAGGCGATACTTCTAGTTTTATACTGATTCTGTTTAGTAGTTTATAGATTTGACCTAAACTGTAATCCGACCACTGATGTCTGAAGACAATCAGATGTGTGTGATGAAGTTTGGGCAACATGTTATTATGATTAATCACCACACCAATGGCTCGCTTAAAGTGTTGCGTCGACTCCTCTTTGCTCGACATTTCTCTTGCTATGAAACATCAGAGCAGGTTGTAACATCCCTGTGTGAGCAAACAGCCACGCCGGCCTCCCCTCACTGCTGCCAAGGTCCCGACATAACCACCagggccactagagggcgctgcCTCCATAACCCTTAACGTGGGTTGTAATTGCTGCTTTAACGAACCACATATGTGGTCGTATTTTGGGGATCTTATAGATTTCTAGATATTGACGTTATCTGCCTTTCGTCATTTCTTATTAACTTAACTCAAAGTTGttccattttacagttttttttgaaGCAACTTCTGTTTTCACAAAGAgagtaaatatatattttctctctctctctcactcacacacacacacacacacacacagtcacttgAACTCAGGATGAACTGAAAAGTGTGTGGAGGACAGCGCCTGGAGCTtgctgaaggtgtgtgtgtgtgtggtggtggtggggggggggggggggggggggggggggggggggggggggggggggggggggggggggcatatgcTACACATGCGTCCATCTGATTAGTCATACTGAACACGGTTTGACTTCAAGAAAACGGCAGATTAACGGCTGCTGGAGTAAAACAATGAAGTCACCACGTGTTATGGTAATGATGGTGGTTAGGTCAAAGGTTCAGGGTCTTACTCAAGGACAAGTGGCCCTTAATGTAGTCCTTAATGAAGTCATTATGTCTCAGGGTTTGAGCCCGTGACCTAGCAGTGACGGTGCAGACTGTGTCGACATGGCGAGCTCCTGTGTGCACCCGTGGGTGTTCAGTGGGAGTGCGGCCCTCCTGATGGGAACAGACATGTTATTAGTATTTAAGACTTCCAGCATGttctggtccagctggcagcaaGACCCCCAACCATACAGGagacaggcgcacacacacacacacacacacacacacacacacacacacacacacacacacacacacgtttgtacTGTACTTGTGAGGAGCCTTATTAAATATTCCTTACTCGTTCTCCTTATCAGAACTACGCGTCTCAAGCAAACAGATGAGTGAGGACGGGAGCAAATAGCTTTAATCTGTAGATTGTCCCTTCAGAGAGGACTGTCCTACTCGTGGCCACATAGTTGTCTCTAGAACGCATGTATCTTGTCCCCAGTGTGTGACTAAAGTGTGATGCAGTACTTTTTACACATCTGTCACGTATCACATGAATTTGACACTTAAGCATCTTGTTAACACGCGGCTTTTGGATCAAGGTGAACGTTCACCGTGAccacaaaccaaaccaaaccaaaccaaaccaaatctAGGGCTGCACAGTAGTTTTTACTGTTATCGCAAAATCAGCTGGCGCAGTAACCACATCTCAAAAGGCTGCGACATATCACAAGAGACACTTACAATCTCAGGTTTTTTCGTGCTAGTTAAAACAAATAGCTGAAAACTGCACTttgaaatgtaactgtcatttgttttagtggggccttttatatttaattcaatgttcaatcTGACAATGTTAGAAAggatgttttaaattcaaaattcaatgtgttgtatttttagcAGAACTCAGTACATTtggatgtgttatttttttttgcaagtacTATTGTTATTGCatatcgcatattttcctcagatcgtgcaacatttgtttgttttggatcaTATCGGTCTTtgctctctctgtatttttggCCTTGGGACCAAAACAAGGCTATGTTAACCAAAAGAAAGCATATTAACCCATTGCGTATGTTTGAGATCAGTCTGAATGGGCTTTGCTGCATGACTGGGGATGGCGATGGACGTCAAGGGGAAAAACACAAGGTAAAAGTGATGAAGTTTtggcaaaaaataacaaaagaggCAAAGGTCTGCAGGCGGTAAAAGCTCTGCGCAGGACGGAGCGTCGTCAACGCGTGAACAGAGAGCCCAGCGGCCTCCG carries:
- the g3bp1 gene encoding ras GTPase-activating protein-binding protein 1, with the translated sequence MVMEKPSAQLVGREFVRQYYTLLNQAPDYLHRFYGKNSSYVHGGLDSNGKPVEAVYGQSEIHKRVMALSFRDCHTKIRHVDAHATLNEGVVVQVMGELSNNMQPMRKFMQTFVLAPEGTVANKFYVHNDVFRYQDEVFGDSDSEPPEESEDEVEEIEERVPSPDIAQEESAPFYDPTPCSEPTVPGDEEEAAAESPEPEPEVEKEAEPTCVELKQETMLETQTDTHTSNDQAEKGPAAAPPTAEPAAVPAEPTPAAPEENRPFSWASVTSKNLPPSGAVPVSGIPPHVVKLPATAPPRAEVKSESQTPTQRPQRDQRPREQRPGGPPPVHRGPRPVREGEQGEAEGRRVVRYPDAQQLFVGNVPHDVDKTELKEFFEQYGTVLELRINSGGKLPNFGFVVFDDSEPVQKILNNRPIKFRGDVRLNVEEKKTRSAREGDRRDVRLRGPGGPGGPRERIGGGGGGPRGPPTRGGMAQKPSFGSGRGAGPSEGRYPAQRQ